A genomic window from Myotis daubentonii chromosome 4, mMyoDau2.1, whole genome shotgun sequence includes:
- the SMIM22 gene encoding small integral membrane protein 22: MANLKDLETTAKEVLGRLKSNQLFESKSDTAYFIIFLIALGTILLLLLLVCLNCCCSPCCCYFSSMTDTRKP; encoded by the exons ATGGCCAACCTGAAGGATCTGGAGACCACAGCAAAGGAAGTGCTGGGGAGACTGAAGAGCAACCAACTGTTCGAGTCCAAGTCAGACACCGCTTACTTCATCATCTTCCTCATTGCCCTGG GCACTATattgctcctgctgctgcttgtTTGCCTCAACTGctgctgcagcccctgctgctgct ACTTCAGCAGCATGACTGACACCAGGAAACCTTAA